From Streptomyces sp. CMB-StM0423, a single genomic window includes:
- a CDS encoding response regulator transcription factor translates to MRVLIVEDHRELADTVATGLREDGMDTDLAYDGQEAIDRATSSEYDVIVLDRDLPRLHGDEVCRALTRHGSRTRVLMLTASTTVADRVDGLGLGADDYLTKPFAFAELIARIRALGRRPSNAVPPVLTRGDLTLVPAQHLASRGGRRLDLSRKELAVLELLLSAQGAVVSAEELLERAWDGAADPFTNAVKVTVSRLRRKLGDPPVIETVPHAGYRI, encoded by the coding sequence ATGCGTGTGCTGATCGTGGAGGACCACCGGGAGCTGGCCGATACCGTCGCCACCGGACTGCGCGAGGACGGTATGGACACGGACCTCGCGTACGACGGCCAGGAGGCCATCGACCGTGCCACGAGCAGTGAGTACGACGTGATCGTGCTGGACCGCGACCTGCCCCGGCTGCACGGCGACGAGGTGTGCCGGGCGCTGACCCGGCACGGCAGCCGCACCCGGGTGCTGATGCTCACCGCCTCCACCACCGTCGCCGACCGGGTCGACGGCCTCGGCCTCGGCGCCGACGACTACCTGACCAAGCCCTTCGCGTTCGCCGAGCTGATCGCCCGCATCCGCGCCCTCGGCCGGCGCCCGTCGAACGCCGTGCCGCCGGTCCTCACCCGCGGCGACCTGACCCTCGTCCCCGCGCAGCACCTCGCCAGCCGCGGCGGCCGCCGGCTCGACCTGTCCCGCAAGGAACTCGCGGTGCTGGAGCTGCTGCTGTCCGCGCAGGGCGCCGTGGTCTCCGCCGAGGAACTCCTCGAACGGGCCTGGGACGGCGCCGCGGACCCGTTCACCAACGCCGTGAAGGTCACCGTCAGCAGGCTGCGCCGCAAGCTCGGCGACCCTCCGGTGATCGAGACCGTCCCCCATGCCGGATACCGCATCTGA
- a CDS encoding ATP-dependent DNA ligase: protein MDLPVMPPVKPMLAKPQKKLPPGMLYEAKWDGFRAIVFRDGAEVEIGSRTGKPLTRYFPELVEALRANLPERCVVDGEIVIVRGDRLDFDALTERIHPADSRVRMLAGQTPASFVAFDLLALGDDSLLDTAQSERRAALLRALADARAPVHIAPATTDLAVAGEWFEQYEGAGLDGIIAKPTDLPYRQNERVLVKVKHERTADVVLAGFRWHKSGPVIGSLLLGINDDKGVLQHVGVCAAFPMKRRAELVEELAPLRMETPEEQATHPWADWAKEEAHESARLPGAPSRWSGQKDLSWVPLRPERVLEVAYDHMENGARFRHTAQFRRWRPDRTPESCTYEQLEEPVKYDLHEVLATRKEE, encoded by the coding sequence ATGGATCTGCCGGTGATGCCCCCCGTGAAGCCGATGCTCGCCAAGCCGCAGAAGAAGCTCCCGCCCGGGATGCTCTACGAGGCGAAGTGGGACGGCTTCCGCGCCATCGTCTTCCGGGACGGCGCCGAGGTCGAGATCGGCAGCCGTACCGGCAAGCCGCTCACCCGCTACTTCCCCGAGCTGGTCGAGGCGCTGAGGGCCAACCTGCCCGAGCGGTGCGTCGTGGACGGCGAGATCGTGATCGTGCGCGGCGACCGGCTCGACTTCGACGCCCTCACCGAGCGCATCCACCCCGCGGACTCGCGGGTGCGGATGCTCGCCGGGCAGACGCCGGCGAGCTTCGTCGCGTTCGACCTGCTGGCGCTCGGGGACGACTCGCTGCTGGACACCGCGCAGTCCGAGCGGCGCGCGGCGCTGCTGCGCGCGCTGGCAGATGCCCGTGCGCCTGTGCACATCGCGCCCGCGACGACGGACCTGGCGGTCGCGGGGGAGTGGTTCGAGCAGTACGAGGGCGCCGGGCTCGACGGAATAATCGCCAAGCCGACCGATCTGCCGTACCGGCAGAACGAGCGGGTGCTCGTCAAGGTCAAGCACGAGCGCACGGCAGACGTGGTGCTCGCCGGCTTCCGCTGGCACAAGTCGGGGCCGGTCATCGGCTCCCTGCTGCTCGGCATCAACGACGACAAGGGCGTGCTCCAGCACGTGGGGGTGTGCGCGGCGTTCCCGATGAAGCGGCGGGCCGAGCTGGTCGAGGAGCTGGCGCCGCTGCGGATGGAGACGCCCGAGGAGCAGGCGACGCACCCGTGGGCCGACTGGGCGAAGGAGGAGGCGCACGAGTCGGCGCGGCTGCCGGGGGCGCCGAGCCGGTGGAGCGGGCAGAAGGACCTGTCGTGGGTGCCGCTGCGTCCTGAGCGGGTGCTGGAGGTCGCGTACGACCACATGGAGAACGGGGCCCGCTTCCGGCACACCGCGCAGTTCCGCCGCTGGCGCCCGGACCGTACGCCGGAGAGCTGCACCTACGAGCAGTTGGAGGAGCCGGTCAAGTACGACCTGCACGAGGTGCTGGCCACCCGCAAGGAGGAGTGA
- a CDS encoding phosphatase domain-containing protein has product MAKRDLAVFDLDGTLTDTRHRLHHLQSSPKDWDGFFRAAPQDPPLPEGVALALQWAENCEVCYVTGRPERTRRDTVAWLAAHGLPEGPLWMRRAGDRRPARVAKPELLRRVARGRTVAVVVDDDEPVCQAYEKAGFPVVRAGWMPPAEPLRAAQEDEGRT; this is encoded by the coding sequence GTGGCGAAGCGAGACCTTGCGGTGTTCGACCTGGACGGCACCCTCACCGACACCCGGCACCGGCTGCACCACCTCCAGTCCTCCCCCAAGGACTGGGACGGCTTCTTCCGCGCGGCCCCGCAGGACCCGCCGCTGCCCGAGGGCGTGGCGCTGGCCCTCCAGTGGGCCGAGAACTGCGAGGTCTGCTACGTCACCGGCCGCCCCGAGCGCACCCGCCGGGACACCGTGGCCTGGCTCGCCGCGCACGGCCTGCCCGAGGGCCCGCTGTGGATGCGCCGCGCCGGCGACCGGCGTCCTGCCCGGGTGGCGAAGCCGGAGCTGCTGCGCCGGGTGGCGCGCGGGCGGACCGTCGCGGTGGTCGTGGACGACGACGAGCCGGTCTGCCAGGCGTACGAGAAGGCCGGCTTCCCGGTCGTACGGGCCGGCTGGATGCCGCCCGCCGAGCCGCTGCGCGCGGCGCAGGAGGACGAGGGCCGCACGTAG
- a CDS encoding Gfo/Idh/MocA family protein — MRFGLLGTGPWAERAHGPGLQAHPRAEIAGVWGRRPEAARALADRFSTRAYEDVDALFADCDAVAVALPPDVQAPLAERAAAAGCHLLLDKPVATEAAAARRVVAAVERAGVASVVFFTLRFRDETAGWLAERAGEEGWLVGRADWLSPVFAGADSPYAASPWRGDKGALWDVGPHALSMLLPVLGDVDPAVPGAVTSARGPGDTVHLTLRHASGASSTCTLSHTIPPQASGVTVQLHGTPGVQTAPDRDDDGPVPAFVRAVDALLEAAESGRPDPRDVHLGLRVTEILAAAEERLPTAGG, encoded by the coding sequence ATGCGATTCGGACTCCTCGGCACCGGCCCCTGGGCGGAGCGGGCGCACGGCCCAGGACTGCAGGCACACCCGCGGGCGGAGATCGCCGGCGTGTGGGGCCGGCGTCCTGAGGCGGCCCGTGCGCTCGCCGACCGCTTCTCCACCCGCGCGTACGAGGACGTGGACGCCCTCTTCGCCGACTGCGACGCGGTGGCCGTGGCGCTGCCGCCCGACGTGCAGGCGCCGCTCGCCGAGCGGGCCGCCGCGGCGGGCTGCCACCTGCTGCTGGACAAGCCCGTCGCCACCGAAGCGGCCGCCGCCAGGCGGGTGGTGGCCGCGGTGGAGCGCGCCGGAGTGGCGTCCGTGGTCTTCTTCACGCTGCGCTTCCGCGACGAGACCGCCGGCTGGCTGGCCGAGCGGGCCGGCGAGGAGGGCTGGCTGGTGGGCCGCGCCGACTGGCTCTCGCCGGTCTTCGCGGGCGCCGACAGCCCGTACGCGGCCTCGCCCTGGCGCGGCGACAAGGGCGCGCTGTGGGACGTCGGGCCGCACGCGCTGTCGATGCTGCTGCCGGTCCTCGGCGACGTGGACCCGGCGGTGCCCGGTGCCGTCACCTCCGCGCGCGGCCCGGGCGACACCGTCCACCTCACCCTGCGGCACGCCTCGGGCGCGTCCAGCACCTGCACCCTGAGCCACACCATCCCGCCGCAGGCGTCCGGCGTCACCGTGCAACTGCACGGCACGCCGGGCGTGCAGACGGCGCCGGACCGGGACGACGACGGGCCCGTGCCCGCGTTCGTACGGGCCGTGGACGCGCTGCTGGAGGCGGCCGAGAGCGGCCGCCCCGACCCCCGCGACGTCCACCTCGGGCTGCGCGTGACCGAGATCCTGGCCGCGGCCGAGGAAAGGCTGCCGACCGCCGGCGGCTGA
- a CDS encoding DUF4185 domain-containing protein: MERRQTAGAGIALALLLVVGLVVVLTDDDSGDDAGACTGLAVSGWSADAATTDEFTRYGDDAARTDDWTGGDGNHSVRLPDGRTLWLVSDPYLGRVQPPPNKQGQPHAWRDTSLGTPAWTRNAAVVMSADGRLERTLLGGAPGAPASLFPEPGAPVRQWRWPVHAVVEPRAPGSAEQVLRVLLWHRQEAQQPWIYGVPLATEVATLSLPDLRLEGITQVDDQSRVADPADRLVYGAAAVRRGDFTYVWGGTDGRTPEQAERSSRAHLARVPVGRLGDRSAWRYWDGERWSTDAARSRPVLGDGGRKGVGSAFSVVRQGDTWVLFTMDAGGPAGSGLTTVASYWACRPEGPWHGPDKAFTAPLPEDAAGGSGAAAYNPQAHPGVGSGDGLLLGYDVNWLDASADDVSANVHRNVALYRPRFVRLHLDTVE, encoded by the coding sequence ATGGAGCGACGCCAGACCGCCGGCGCCGGGATAGCCCTCGCCCTGCTGCTCGTCGTGGGCCTCGTCGTCGTGCTCACCGACGACGACTCCGGCGATGACGCCGGGGCCTGCACCGGCCTCGCCGTCTCCGGCTGGAGCGCCGACGCCGCGACGACGGACGAGTTCACGCGCTACGGCGACGACGCCGCCCGCACGGACGACTGGACCGGCGGCGACGGCAACCACTCCGTCCGGCTGCCCGACGGCCGCACCCTGTGGCTGGTCTCCGACCCGTACCTCGGCCGCGTCCAGCCGCCGCCCAACAAGCAGGGCCAGCCGCACGCCTGGCGCGACACCTCCCTCGGCACCCCCGCGTGGACCCGCAACGCCGCCGTCGTCATGTCGGCGGACGGCCGGCTCGAACGCACCCTCCTCGGCGGCGCCCCCGGCGCGCCCGCCTCCCTCTTCCCGGAACCCGGCGCCCCGGTGCGGCAGTGGCGCTGGCCCGTGCACGCCGTGGTGGAGCCGCGGGCGCCCGGCTCCGCCGAGCAGGTCCTGCGGGTGCTGCTCTGGCACCGGCAGGAGGCGCAGCAGCCGTGGATCTACGGCGTGCCGCTGGCCACCGAGGTCGCCACGCTCTCGCTGCCCGACCTGCGGCTGGAGGGCATCACCCAGGTCGACGACCAGTCGCGGGTCGCCGACCCCGCCGACCGCCTCGTCTACGGTGCGGCGGCGGTGCGGCGAGGGGACTTCACGTACGTGTGGGGCGGCACCGACGGCCGCACCCCCGAGCAGGCCGAGCGCAGCTCCCGCGCGCACCTCGCGCGCGTGCCGGTGGGCCGGCTCGGGGACCGGTCGGCGTGGCGGTACTGGGACGGCGAGCGGTGGAGCACGGACGCGGCCCGCTCCCGGCCGGTGCTGGGGGACGGCGGACGCAAGGGCGTCGGCAGCGCGTTCAGCGTGGTGCGGCAGGGCGATACCTGGGTGCTGTTCACGATGGACGCGGGCGGGCCGGCCGGCAGCGGGCTGACGACCGTCGCGTCGTACTGGGCGTGCCGGCCGGAGGGCCCGTGGCACGGGCCGGACAAGGCGTTCACCGCGCCGCTGCCCGAGGACGCGGCCGGCGGCTCCGGCGCCGCCGCGTACAACCCGCAGGCGCATCCCGGCGTCGGCTCCGGCGACGGGCTGCTCCTCGGCTACGACGTCAACTGGCTGGACGCCTCGGCCGACGACGTCTCCGCCAACGTGCACCGCAACGTCGCCCTGTACCGCCCCCGGTTCGTCCGTCTGCACCTCGATACGGTGGAGTGA
- a CDS encoding DsbA family protein, whose product MSTDEAADPGDGTPAVDFWFDPVCPWTWTTARWLTEVRRLTGIRVRWRVMSLEVLNEGREVNPEDPEGEWGDYLRQPVRVCAAVSGHHGSEALGRYYAALAVRLHERGEWDGLARALDDTGLPAELAAAAESEAYDEAVRASHAEGIALVGTDVGSPVLAVTPPGGARFAFFGPVVSPAPRGAAALRLWDGLLTLGGVPGLYEIKRTRTREMPSFD is encoded by the coding sequence ATGAGTACGGACGAGGCGGCGGACCCCGGAGACGGCACGCCCGCCGTCGACTTCTGGTTCGACCCCGTGTGCCCCTGGACGTGGACGACGGCCCGCTGGCTGACGGAGGTCCGGCGGCTCACCGGCATCCGGGTGCGCTGGCGGGTCATGAGCCTGGAGGTCCTCAACGAGGGCCGCGAGGTCAACCCGGAGGATCCCGAGGGGGAGTGGGGCGACTACCTCCGGCAGCCGGTGCGGGTCTGCGCCGCCGTCTCCGGGCACCACGGGTCCGAGGCCCTCGGCCGCTACTATGCGGCGCTGGCCGTGCGGCTGCACGAGCGCGGCGAGTGGGACGGCCTCGCCCGCGCGCTCGACGACACCGGGCTCCCCGCAGAACTGGCCGCGGCCGCCGAGTCGGAGGCGTACGACGAGGCGGTACGTGCCTCGCACGCCGAGGGCATCGCGCTGGTCGGCACCGACGTCGGCAGCCCTGTACTCGCCGTCACCCCGCCCGGCGGCGCCCGCTTCGCCTTCTTCGGCCCCGTCGTCTCGCCCGCCCCGCGCGGCGCCGCCGCGCTGCGGCTGTGGGACGGGCTGCTGACGCTGGGCGGCGTGCCGGGCCTGTACGAGATCAAGCGCACCCGCACCCGCGAGATGCCGTCGTTCGACTGA
- the ligD gene encoding non-homologous end-joining DNA ligase: protein MGAAIQLQAGDRTVRLSSPDRVFFPAKGYTKLDLARYYVAVGDGIVRALRDRPTTLERYPEGISGESFFQKRAPKNTPDWIPTARITFPSGRYADEMCPTEPAAVVWAAQYGTLTFHPWPVRRGDTEHPDELRIDLDPQPGTDYADAVRAAHEMRAVLGEHGLTGWPKTSGGRGMHLFVPIAPRWTFVEVRRAVIAAGRELERRMPEQVTTAWWKEERGEKVFVDYNQMARDRTIASAYSVRPHPHAPVSAPLRWEEVDDAEPDDFDLVTMPKRFAEVGDVHADMDDHAFDITSLLELSARHERDHGHGDMPYPPDHPKMAGEPKRVQPSRARPEE, encoded by the coding sequence ATGGGTGCAGCGATTCAGCTCCAGGCGGGCGACAGAACAGTGCGGCTGTCCAGCCCCGACCGGGTCTTCTTCCCGGCGAAGGGCTACACGAAGCTCGACCTCGCGCGGTACTACGTCGCCGTCGGCGACGGCATCGTACGGGCGCTGCGGGACCGGCCGACGACCCTCGAGCGCTATCCCGAGGGGATAAGCGGTGAGTCGTTCTTCCAGAAGCGCGCGCCGAAGAACACGCCCGACTGGATCCCCACCGCCCGCATCACCTTCCCCAGCGGCCGGTACGCCGACGAGATGTGCCCCACAGAACCGGCGGCGGTCGTCTGGGCGGCGCAGTACGGCACGCTGACGTTCCACCCCTGGCCGGTGCGGCGCGGCGACACCGAACACCCCGACGAGCTGCGCATCGACCTCGACCCGCAGCCCGGCACGGACTACGCCGACGCCGTGCGCGCCGCGCACGAGATGCGTGCCGTCCTCGGCGAACACGGGCTCACCGGCTGGCCGAAGACCTCCGGCGGCCGCGGGATGCACCTGTTCGTGCCGATCGCGCCGCGCTGGACCTTCGTGGAGGTGCGCCGCGCGGTGATCGCCGCCGGACGGGAGCTGGAGCGGCGGATGCCGGAGCAGGTCACCACCGCGTGGTGGAAGGAGGAGCGCGGCGAGAAGGTCTTCGTCGACTACAACCAGATGGCCCGCGACCGCACCATCGCCTCCGCCTACTCCGTGCGGCCGCACCCGCACGCGCCCGTCTCGGCGCCGCTGCGCTGGGAGGAGGTGGACGACGCCGAGCCGGACGACTTCGACCTGGTGACCATGCCGAAACGCTTCGCCGAGGTCGGCGACGTGCACGCGGACATGGACGACCACGCCTTCGACATCACCTCGCTGCTTGAGCTGTCCGCGCGGCATGAGCGGGACCACGGCCACGGCGACATGCCCTACCCGCCCGACCACCCGAAGATGGCGGGCGAACCGAAGCGCGTGCAGCCCAGCAGGGCGCGGCCGGAGGAGTGA
- a CDS encoding zinc-binding alcohol dehydrogenase family protein: MRAWVVTAKGRLEPVELPVPAPGPDELLVRIEACGVCRTDLHVRDHDLPPHKTPVVPGHEAVGEVVAAGAAAERRIGSRVGIPWLRHTCGQCRWCERGQENLCPSSRYTGWDADGGYAEYAVVPAPYAYALPKEPAAEDLAPLLCAGIIGYRALRLAHLPPGGRLGLYGFGGSAHLTAQLALAEGAEVHVRTRSRAAQRLALELGAATAAGADEPALEPFDSAVLFAPVGELVPVALEALDAGGTLSVAGIHLTTIPELDYERHLFRERVLRSVTANTRADGREFLAAAAAHGVRATVTPYPFDRADEALDDLAADRVRGAAVLRMDAG, translated from the coding sequence ATGCGGGCCTGGGTCGTCACCGCGAAGGGCCGGCTGGAGCCGGTCGAGCTGCCGGTGCCCGCGCCGGGGCCCGACGAACTGCTGGTCCGGATCGAGGCGTGCGGCGTCTGCCGTACGGACCTGCACGTCCGCGACCACGACCTCCCGCCGCACAAGACGCCGGTGGTGCCCGGCCACGAGGCGGTCGGTGAGGTCGTCGCGGCCGGCGCCGCCGCGGAACGGCGCATCGGGTCCCGCGTCGGCATCCCCTGGCTGCGCCACACCTGCGGACAGTGCCGCTGGTGCGAGCGGGGCCAGGAGAACCTGTGCCCCTCCTCGCGCTACACCGGCTGGGACGCGGACGGCGGCTACGCCGAATACGCCGTGGTGCCCGCCCCGTACGCGTACGCGCTGCCCAAGGAGCCCGCCGCCGAGGACCTGGCGCCACTGCTGTGCGCCGGGATCATCGGCTACCGCGCGCTGCGCCTGGCGCACCTGCCGCCCGGGGGCCGGCTCGGCCTCTACGGCTTCGGCGGCTCCGCGCACCTGACCGCCCAACTCGCCCTCGCCGAGGGCGCCGAGGTGCACGTGCGCACCCGCTCCCGGGCGGCGCAGCGGCTCGCGCTGGAGCTGGGCGCCGCGACCGCGGCGGGGGCCGACGAGCCGGCGCTGGAGCCGTTCGACTCCGCGGTGCTGTTCGCGCCAGTCGGCGAGCTTGTGCCGGTCGCGCTGGAGGCGCTGGACGCCGGCGGCACGCTCAGCGTGGCGGGCATCCACCTCACCACCATCCCGGAGCTGGACTACGAGCGGCACCTGTTCCGCGAGCGGGTGCTGCGCAGCGTCACCGCCAACACCCGCGCCGACGGCCGGGAGTTCCTTGCCGCCGCGGCCGCGCACGGGGTGCGTGCGACCGTGACCCCGTACCCCTTCGACCGGGCGGACGAGGCGCTCGACGACCTCGCTGCGGACCGGGTCAGGGGCGCGGCGGTGCTGCGGATGGACGCGGGCTGA
- a CDS encoding sensor histidine kinase, with protein MPDTASDPARRAGRRLRWTVRLRLTLLYGALFLVSGVALLAITYALVARGNATKGVLVRFDSTQAGGGSDPDIQHVATERHEAALQALLAQSGIALALMTAVSVALGWVMAGRVLRPVRIMAGRARRISEHNLHARLAIAGPDDELKDLGDTFDGLLSRLDAAFEAQRRFVANASHELRTPLTLQRAMVEVALSRPGADAASLRAVCERVVAAGEEQERLIEALLTLAGSQSGLVAAEPVDLARVVREVLRDRTRAAPGTQDLHSSLCPAVASGDERLIARLAGNLVENALRYTPPGGWVRVATDVRETGYPMLRVVNSGPRIPAERIPDLYEPFQRLQPRSAGGGYGLGLSIVGAVAAAHRAEVTTVPGPEGGLAVTVEFPPPDPADW; from the coding sequence ATGCCGGATACCGCATCTGACCCCGCCCGCCGCGCCGGCCGCCGGCTCCGCTGGACCGTCCGGCTCCGGCTGACGCTGCTGTACGGCGCGCTCTTCCTGGTCTCCGGCGTCGCGCTGCTCGCCATCACGTACGCGCTCGTCGCCCGGGGCAACGCCACCAAGGGCGTCCTCGTCAGGTTCGACTCCACCCAGGCCGGCGGCGGGAGCGACCCCGACATCCAGCACGTGGCCACCGAGCGCCACGAGGCCGCGCTGCAGGCCCTGCTCGCGCAGTCCGGCATCGCGCTCGCCCTGATGACCGCCGTCTCCGTCGCCCTGGGCTGGGTGATGGCCGGCCGGGTGCTGCGGCCGGTGCGGATCATGGCGGGCCGCGCCCGGCGGATCTCCGAGCACAACCTGCACGCCCGGCTGGCCATAGCGGGCCCCGACGACGAGCTGAAGGACCTCGGCGACACCTTCGACGGGCTGCTGTCCCGGCTCGACGCCGCGTTCGAGGCCCAGCGCCGGTTCGTCGCCAACGCCTCACACGAACTGCGCACACCGCTGACGCTCCAGCGCGCGATGGTCGAGGTGGCGCTCTCCCGCCCCGGCGCGGACGCGGCGTCGCTGCGTGCCGTGTGCGAGCGGGTCGTCGCCGCGGGGGAGGAGCAGGAGCGGCTGATCGAGGCGCTGCTGACGCTGGCCGGCAGCCAGAGCGGGCTGGTCGCCGCCGAGCCCGTCGACCTCGCCCGGGTGGTACGGGAGGTGCTGCGCGACCGCACCCGGGCCGCGCCCGGCACACAGGACCTGCACTCCTCGCTGTGCCCCGCGGTCGCCTCGGGCGACGAACGGCTCATCGCCCGCCTCGCCGGCAACCTGGTGGAGAACGCGCTGCGTTACACCCCGCCCGGCGGCTGGGTCCGGGTGGCCACGGACGTCAGGGAGACGGGCTATCCGATGCTGCGGGTGGTCAACAGCGGCCCGCGGATCCCCGCGGAGCGCATCCCCGACCTGTACGAGCCGTTCCAGCGGCTGCAGCCGCGGTCGGCCGGCGGCGGCTACGGCCTGGGGCTGTCCATCGTCGGCGCCGTCGCCGCCGCGCACCGCGCGGAGGTGACCACGGTGCCGGGTCCTGAGGGCGGGCTCGCGGTGACGGTGGAGTTCCCGCCGCCGGACCCGGCGGACTGGTGA
- a CDS encoding DUF3048 domain-containing protein produces MNKKHAAAAAALLVPAVAVAAVLFARSHGGTGETAHRPQTRSSPVAPAASPSPTPTPTDEPPAPEGPVLGVKLDNAAAARPHTGLEQADVVHVERVEAGISRFLAVYASGLPDVVGPVRSARETDLELLAQYDDPVLAYSGAQSKLKPYINRAPLRPVPPEQLPGAYFRGTDRPIPHNLYLRPHRVTDAAPELAGMDAASLYETGEAPAGGRKTRERTVEMPAASFTFDWSAERRGWEVSMDGTPATSGGTRLAPPTVVLQETTIRKGGFGDRWGNNSPFTETVGSGEATVLRDGRAYAAEWDRPTEADRTVFTTPDGEPMPVAEGQVWVVYVPRG; encoded by the coding sequence TTGAACAAGAAACACGCGGCCGCAGCGGCGGCGCTCCTGGTGCCCGCGGTCGCCGTCGCCGCGGTGCTGTTCGCCCGGTCGCACGGCGGCACCGGGGAAACGGCGCACCGCCCCCAGACCCGCTCCTCCCCCGTCGCCCCGGCGGCGTCCCCCTCGCCCACGCCCACACCCACCGACGAGCCGCCCGCGCCCGAGGGCCCGGTGCTCGGCGTGAAGCTGGACAACGCCGCGGCCGCCCGCCCGCACACCGGCCTGGAACAGGCCGACGTCGTGCACGTGGAGCGCGTCGAGGCCGGCATCAGCCGGTTCCTCGCCGTCTACGCCTCCGGGCTCCCCGACGTCGTCGGGCCGGTGCGCAGCGCCCGCGAGACGGACCTGGAACTGCTCGCGCAGTACGACGACCCCGTACTCGCGTACTCCGGCGCGCAGTCCAAGCTCAAGCCGTACATCAACCGCGCCCCGCTGCGCCCCGTGCCGCCCGAGCAACTGCCCGGCGCGTACTTCCGCGGCACCGACCGGCCCATACCCCACAACCTGTACCTGCGTCCCCACCGCGTCACCGACGCCGCCCCCGAACTCGCCGGCATGGACGCCGCGTCCCTCTACGAGACCGGCGAGGCCCCGGCCGGCGGCAGGAAGACCCGCGAGCGCACGGTGGAGATGCCGGCCGCGAGCTTCACCTTCGACTGGTCCGCCGAGCGCCGCGGCTGGGAGGTCTCCATGGACGGCACGCCCGCCACCAGCGGCGGCACCCGGCTCGCGCCGCCGACGGTGGTGCTCCAGGAGACGACGATCCGCAAGGGCGGGTTCGGCGACCGGTGGGGCAACAACTCGCCGTTCACCGAGACCGTCGGCTCCGGGGAGGCGACGGTGCTGCGCGACGGCCGCGCGTACGCCGCCGAGTGGGACCGGCCGACGGAGGCGGACCGGACGGTGTTCACGACGCCGGACGGCGAGCCGATGCCGGTGGCGGAGGGCCAGGTGTGGGTCGTGTACGTGCCGCGCGGCTGA
- a CDS encoding type 1 glutamine amidotransferase domain-containing protein, producing MRIAFLVAPAGVEQVELTEPWQAVTEAGHTPRLVSTRPGRAQGFHHLDKADTFEIDQVVADATADEYDALVLPGGVANPDFLRMDADAVSFAREFFRTGKPVAAICHAPWLLAEADVVRGRTLTSWPSLQTDLRNAGGTWVDVPVQICTDGPNTLITSRKPGDLKPFGEAFLSEFAKAARS from the coding sequence ATGCGCATCGCATTCCTCGTCGCCCCCGCGGGGGTCGAGCAGGTCGAGCTGACCGAGCCCTGGCAGGCCGTCACGGAAGCCGGTCACACTCCCCGGCTGGTCTCCACCCGGCCTGGCCGGGCGCAGGGGTTCCACCACCTCGACAAGGCGGACACCTTCGAGATCGACCAGGTCGTCGCCGACGCCACCGCAGACGAGTACGACGCGCTCGTGCTGCCGGGCGGCGTCGCCAACCCCGACTTCCTGCGGATGGACGCGGACGCCGTGTCCTTCGCCCGGGAGTTCTTCCGGACGGGCAAGCCGGTGGCGGCGATCTGCCACGCGCCGTGGCTGCTGGCCGAGGCGGACGTCGTCCGCGGGCGCACGCTCACCTCCTGGCCGAGCCTGCAGACGGACCTCCGCAACGCGGGCGGCACCTGGGTCGACGTACCGGTCCAGATCTGCACCGACGGACCCAACACGCTGATCACCAGCCGCAAGCCGGGCGACCTGAAGCCGTTCGGCGAGGCGTTCCTGTCGGAGTTCGCCAAGGCCGCGCGGAGCTGA